The Ziziphus jujuba cultivar Dongzao chromosome 1, ASM3175591v1 genome segment ttttttggataataattcCTTTTTGATGTGGCTACGGTGCTTTTCATAATGAGGCGGTACAATATGCTTCACACGCTGCATATATCATCATTAAAGAATTAATGATATACATGTTACATGATCGGAAATAGTTGTAAGTGATAAAAGCACACTGTATTCTTAAGCAAGCAATGTGCTGATGATTCATGACTCTGAATTCGAATTTCCAACATTGAGGTTAATGATTCAttagtttcaaaaattgatcaaaatttatgttaatttatgaatttgaaattaattaattacctcgAACCAATGCAACTCCTCTTGCAATTGGAGTGCAGGACCAGGGAGGGTCCCTCCTCTGTAAAACTTCATGACTCCAACATGGTGCAAGATTGTGTAGCCATTGTCGTCGATCCTTCGAACCAACCTAGACATTGGCAATTCCATCTTTCTTATGTGATTAAAGATCTCCAATTGACGGTGTTTGACGGCTACATGCAATATGTTCTGCCCCGCATCGCTTACATGCTCCACCGCTTGAGGATATACTCTTAATATTTCCTTGACAATTTCTACTATTCCATTGCTTGTCGCGGTAAGTAGTGCGGTAGGATGACTTGGTAAAAGCTCGAATATAGGAGGTTTTGTTTCTTTCGCCATTTCTCCTTTGCTCCTTTTCCCTTCGGAACCAAGGGAGATGTCGCCCCCTTCTTCATCGGAACGAGTAATCTCCCACGtagtatctttttttattagcaACTTGGCTAGTATAATAGCCGATTCATGCTTTCTATGTTCATTATAGATTCTTTCCATAGTTGGCCATCCTGAtccaaatttatcaaattagagGTAAAACAGAAATGAGATAATTTAAGGAagaaaataacaacaacaacaacaacataccTCGTAGAAATGTCCATATTGATCTATTTATCTGTGTTAAAACTGCCATTTTATAAATCTCTCATTAAATTGAAATCTAAGAAATAGAACGGGAAATATTTGGTTTTGCATGACTTGATGATTATAATTACCTGAGGCAACCATGGACATGCAACGAGTATATGTTCGAGGCATCTTGGGAACCTTAGGTTTGTGAATATTATTATCCTGATCCTCATCATCAAATGGGTTGAGTTCATAAGGATGTTTAAGATCATCTAATTTATGCCGTTTCTTCTCGTGCTCAATGGACGTTGGAACACCTGGTTTTATATTTTACAATGCATTTGAACGACCATTCATCTAATTTCCAAATagcaatatataataataaaggaaggatggaaaaaaaaaaatttcagttattatagtaaaattaaatttagctatataataaaattaattttgttttgatggtTTAGTTTTTGTATCATTCACTCTAGCTATGTGAGActttttgtagaatttttagGGTATATGAAAATCgtacaatataaatatagagaaaagaacaaaaaaacttacaatatttaaaaatcaatctcTTCACTAATCCATAATTCCTTGAGCTGAGGAAGGCAGAAGGGTTGTTTGATAAGAGCTGAAGGCCTATTTTCCCAGCATCATTTCTTTTATCAACTAAACGTGGATATTTGTTTGCTATTATGAAGGCAAGATCTGCACTTCAAAGAAGTTAATTGTAACAAAGTTTAAACGAAGTCAAGCAaaataaaaggggaaaaaaaaatcaagatgaGGTTTTAATTTGTAGGTTGCTTGGAGTTGAAGAAATTAATTACGTACCAAAAAACTCAGCAAGAATTGTCAAATGAAGAATATTAGTCCTGTCTTTGCTAGTGAGGTGTTGATCGAGATTGTCTTTGTCTGTGAGATCCACCGCAAGAGACAGGATATCGAACATATCATGTTGGCCATTGTATGCAGCTTTAAAGAGAGGCGTTTCGCCGAAGTTGTTTCTGGAAGACAGCAGCTTCGGCGCATAATCCAATAAGTCCCTGGCGAGGGTCACCATATTCGTGGTAGCCACCTCGTGAAGAACCGTGTTTCCGAGGTTGTTCTTCTGGTGAATTAGATCATAGAGATGATCGTTGACATACCTTTTGAGGATTTCTCTTGCAATGTCTTCACGGTCCATGAAAATGGCGATGTGAAGAAGTGTGTCACCAAATACAGTTAAGTAATCCGGTAAAGGAACCGGTAACTTATCATATTGTTTGAGCACTTTCTCCATGTCGCCCTTCATTAATCCTTCATACATATCTTTGAAATTCTTGTAAAGTTCATGATCAATGTTCTTAGCCATTTCCACAAAGATATACAAAGATAATGCACTCGGACGtttatgtaaatattttcatatatatatgtatatatattttcctcctTGAACTAGTGGTTTACAGCAACggaatttttttccaataaaataattcatatctAAGAAAGCAAGGTAGCATCTTTGATTCcttggtattttaaaattgtataaaacTGTAAACAAATGAAATGGCAGCAAATATAATCTTACAGtgcagaaaaaagaacaaacaaacaaacaaaaaagaaaaacaaagatgcTTATAAAGCTTTACGACACTCGGTTTTTCTTGTCCAGCGTATATAGCGTGTAACTTTTGCATAGGAAAGGATTCAAAAACCTATATATCCATCTTTTCAGCATCATGCCAGCATTAGTGATAGCAAAGTTCCCTCTAATTTTAATCccacattaattatatttaaggtTTGGGCTTTGTATTTAATAATACATTtggcaaactatatatattccattttgTCCCAGTGGGAATCCGTGCTTTCCCCACCTCTACATTTTCCTTATGAATGAGTACTTTTTGCTTCATACTTGTTGAGAGCCATAGttggattcaaaaaaaaaaaaaaaaagggtggatGTATGCTAGTGCATGTGTGTGTATGTCTGGCACTAGTGCAGTTAATTAAGAGTCAAGAAGAAGTGTGGAGGggaacataaacaaaattaagtgatagaaagcaaattaattaagcaaGGAATCTAACATATAAACATAACTTTGTCATTTGCTTTCTGCTTTAAtttactctctctctttttatttttttattttttattttatttttattttttaatgaatccAACTATAAGTCTCAACAAGTATGACGTAAAAAGAAATCATTCATAGAGAAGATAGAGAGGTAGGAAAAGGACGGATTCCCATTGGGACGAAATggaatatatatagtttgccaAATGAATTCTTAAATACAAAGACCAAaccttaaatataattaacgTGGGATTGAAATTAGAAGGAACTTTGCTATCACTAATGCTGGCATGATGCTGAAGAAGATGGATGTATATGGTTTTTTACTCCTTTCCTATGTAAAAGTTACACGCTATATACGCTGGACAAGAAAAAACGAGTGTCGTAAAGCTTTATAAGCATCTTTATcttcctttttgtttgtttatttgttctttttcctgcactgtaaattatatttgctgccattttatttgtttacacgcttatacaattttaaaataccaatgAATCAAAGATGTTACTTGCTTTCTTAGATGAATTACTTTATTGGAAAAAAGTTCCGTTGCTGCAAATCACTAGTTCAAGGAGGAAAATATTACTGATGACCTCTATGAGGTTTGACAAAATATATACTAAATACACTAAAGaggtaaataaaattcaatataagtaaataaaataaaggaataatgCTAGAGATATGCACTCATCTACTAAGACGTTTATCAAATGATAAATGTCTTTATattattggtttatatttaattatatttatattttaaaatgttcaattattcaatatttaggatatattaaaatgtcaattAATAAAGTAAAAACATGTTACTGGTGTACATTATTTTAATGGACTAGTTGGTACCTCTTACCATTACTTAAAATAAAGTACCTTATATtgctatatttaatatattatttagtaaataatttgTTACTCATAGTTTACAAAAaggggaggggaaaaaaaaagttctaatgATATTactgttaaaaataaaagactccTAACTATTGTTTCTAATTTGAACAAATTGATAATTTAAGTGAAtaagtataaaaattaaaaataaaaactttgaacCTACTAGAGAAAATCGGAGCTTAGTGTACATTTGGTATAGCTTCTCTAGAAGGAGATTTTGCTAATAGATCTTTTGTGAGTAGATAtcatttagggaaaaaaaaaaaaaattattcaaaagttATTTCATAGGGTTTCATGCATTTAGCAGTAGTCATCGCCTCCACCACCTAAAAAAAAGTCACTGTCACCTTACCTTCAAGTCCACGTATACCTATAATGAGGATCAAATGGTTCTCCAAGACCAGCTAGCTCtaatggcatatatatatatatatattttttttttccttctttttcttaattaatcctTATGTATTTCCATGAAGCATTTATTTGTCAGTGCAATGTCATCTATTTTTAAAAGTCTACTAAGTCACTTCAGAAATTCCTTGATCTTTTactttacacttttttttttcttctaatttttccccaaacaaaaaaaaaaaatgtgagctAAAATTGATACACTCCATAAGTTGACCAAAAAAAGCTTTAAAGTTccatattactaatttttttattaaaaaaagtcaCCATAGATCTGCAATCGGCACCGTTATGGGAGGACACTGCATATTGGAGGAaataatgtcttttttttttttttttcataaaaaaattgaaaaaagaatgtGAAAATGCTTAGGGACGaatgaagaattttaaaaaatgaaaactgtaTAGAGTCTTTTTGCAATTTGaacttctttaaaaaatttaaatttttagggtAGTTTTGTAACTTTATACAAGAATATAAGGATATCAttcataaaaactaaattaatcaAAGGAAAATGGAATTTCTATTAAAAGTAAGGTGTGCTCATCCGTTGGTTTTTTTGTCGATTATTGAATCGAAACCAATTTGGCCATTTGAAAACCAACCAAAACTGCTCCAGAATTTTTTCGGTCTataagttttagttttttttagttttttttttttgggtatttttttaatagaaaaatattaagaaaaagaaaaagaaaacttgttACCTTTGGTAGTTATGACAAAAGCGGATAGCTCCAATGgtatcacctttttttttttttttgggaaaaaaatatagagaaattCATTAATAAACCAAAGGAATACATCTGTCAACTTGAAGCACGGGATGAAACCACGCAGGGCTATCTTCAAGCCAAGTTTCATAAGAAATTAAACTGACAGCATATTTTGCTACAGAATGTGCAGCTTTATTTTGCTGCCGACTAGAATAAGAAACATGAAAgtctttaaatttaattaaaagttcACGGATCTCATCCACCAAAAAGCAATTGGCATCCAAACAAATACCATCCCCAGTTAATAAATTAACTGCAGTTAGTGAGTCGGATGAAATTTTCCCCTTAAAGAAACCAGAATCTACACAAAAGCAAATAGACTCACGAACAGCCAAGAGCTCCCCAAATAAAGCAAACCAAGAATGAGTAAAAGGTTTTGTAAGAAGACCCATTACCTCACCAGATGAATTACGAATAACACCTCCTACCCCAACCTTACCCGAAGCATCTCTGTAAGCTGCATCCACATTGATTTTCAATTGTTCTCCAACTGGCAGTGACCAAGACAAATGTTTAACTTGAGCCTACAGCAGCAACGGCTTATTTGCTTCGTTGAACTCCACCAGCATACT includes the following:
- the LOC107415650 gene encoding uncharacterized protein LOC107415650, with amino-acid sequence MAKNIDHELYKNFKDMYEGLMKGDMEKVLKQYDKLPVPLPDYLTVFGDTLLHIAIFMDREDIAREILKRYVNDHLYDLIHQKNNLGNTVLHEVATTNMVTLARDLLDYAPKLLSSRNNFGETPLFKAAYNGQHDMFDILSLAVDLTDKDNLDQHLTSKDRTNILHLTILAEFFDLAFIIANKYPRLVDKRNDAGKIGLQLLSNNPSAFLSSRNYGLVKRLIFKYCVPTSIEHEKKRHKLDDLKHPYELNPFDDEDQDNNIHKPKVPKMPRTYTRCMSMVASVLTQINRSIWTFLRGWPTMERIYNEHRKHESAIILAKLLIKKDTTWEITRSDEEGGDISLGSEGKRSKGEMAKETKPPIFELLPSHPTALLTATSNGIVEIVKEILRVYPQAVEHVSDAGQNILHVAVKHRQLEIFNHIRKMELPMSRLVRRIDDNGYTILHHVGVMKFYRGGTLPGPALQLQEELHWFERVKHIVPPHYEKHRSHIKKELLSKKKETSNEDEGYIRDTAYELFGRTHKDLHKDAREWLKNTAKSCSTVAVLIATVAFAAAYTVPGGSDSKTGAPILLHDPFFLVFTVMDVLSLATSLTSVVMFLSILTSPLELEDFKESLPRKLTFGFTFLFISVAMTMLAFAATIVLIVHLKKRWVTTLVYCLAFLPVTVFALLQYPLYLAFMDTMTYSLNVIKLSLPPLPWSSKKSVYKLD